In Microtus pennsylvanicus isolate mMicPen1 chromosome 12, mMicPen1.hap1, whole genome shotgun sequence, the following proteins share a genomic window:
- the Mepe gene encoding matrix extracellular phosphoglycoprotein has product MTFSGRLVKMQTVVMCVGLLLFSVTWAAPMMNEEDGTTGKGSAHGDSPTGDNGAEDGEDALLNLPDQETDGAALLRSITQPIERPVTGSALQRHKNTEKKPKSVPNMIPADVSDARDHLKDEKIQQRNLLSQNSPVKSKGSHQIQRSPHYPTHHPQIRKIPSDFEGSGSADIQVRGDNDVPPFSGDGQRFTYIPGQGGAVGPALESSGSRTGLSGSDKSEIVNPHTSGLGSNEIPERETHGGDAVETRDKTTQRAGAAGVSLVEGGNDITGSTNFRELPGKEGNRIDAGSLNAHQGKVEFHYPRVPSKEKPKGGSTDGAGSASYNEIPKRHKGSSRKDTEESYRKQVTLTEKQRFPGKGDSQGPGLPSHGLGNEVKSKGDSSNVPSNERIITHSRKNHYVLHGQNSSTRNKGMSQWRKAWPSRRPHAHRRFSTHRRDSSESSSSGSSSESEGD; this is encoded by the coding sequence ATGATGAATGAAGAGGATGGCACCACCGGCAAAGGCAGCGCCCACGGGGACTCGCCCACGGGGGACAATGgagcagaggatggagaggatgcCCTCCTGAACCTGCCTGACCAGGAAACGGACGGCGCTGCTCTCCTCAGAAGTATCACGCAGCCTATAGAGAGACCGGTGACTGGGAGTGCACTACAAAGGCACAAAAACACGGAGAAGAAACCTAAGAGTGTTCCAAACATGATTCCAGCGGATGTCAGTGATGCGAGAGACCACTTGAAAGATGAAAAgattcaacagaggaatctgctATCCCAGAACAGCCCAGTGAAAAGCAAAGGTTCCCACCAGATCCAACGAAGCCCTCACTACCCAACACATCACCCCCAAATCAGAAAGATCCCCAGTGACTTTGAAGGCAGCGGCTCCGCAGACATTCAAGTGAGGGGTGATAACGATGTCCCTCCTTTCAGTGGGGATGGCCAACGTTTCACGTACATTCCTGGCCAAGGAGGTGCTGTTGGACCAGCTCTAGAAAGCTCAGGTAGTCGCACAGGCCTCTCAGGCTCTGACAAATCTGAGATTGTTAACCCCCACACGAGTGGACTGGGTTCTAACGAGATcccagagagagaaacacatggCGGTGATGCTGTTGAAACCAGAGACAAAACCACACAACGGGCAGGCGCTGCTGGTGTAAGCCTGGTGGAGGGCGGCAATGACATCACAGGCAGTACTAATTTTAGGGAACTCCCTGGAAAAGAAGGGAACAGAATTGATGCTGGCAGCCTAAATGCTCATCAAGGGAAAGTAGAGTTTCACTATCCACGAGTGCCCTCCAAAGAGAAGCCTAAAGGGGGCAGCACCGACGGCGCCGGGAGCGCCAGTTACAATGAGATTCCTAAGCGCCACAAAGGCAGTTCTAGGAAAGACACAGAAGAATCCTACAGGAAGCAAGTGACCTTGACTGAAAAACAAAGATTTCCCGGCAAAGGCGATAGTCAGGGCCCGGGTCTTCCTTCTCACGGTCTTGGTAATGAGGTTAAAAGTAAAGGAGATTCCTCTAACGTTCCCAGTAATGAGCGGATTAtaacacacagcagaaaaaaccaTTATGTACTCCACGGGCAGAACAGTTCTACCCGGAATAAAGGGATGTCACAATGGAGAAAGGCCTGGCCATCGCGAAGGCCCCATGCCCACCGGCGTTTCAGCACCCACAGAAGAGACAGCAGCGAGTCCTCATCCAGCGGCAGCTCCAGTGAGAGCGAGGGGGACTAG